The following are encoded in a window of Echeneis naucrates chromosome 19, fEcheNa1.1, whole genome shotgun sequence genomic DNA:
- the LOC115059682 gene encoding uncharacterized protein LOC115059682, giving the protein MAPGKRGARKRKSGEALGEDTEGSGDRRRKDRGNKKYIGAHVGIQGGIWKAVESCTEMGGSSFALFLGSQRSWKRPPLDQAAAARFQEQLSLQGYEPAHVVPHGSYLMNCGSPKEDVFEKSQALLVDELSRCSLLGLHLYNLHPGSTLGAITTEECVDKIAGAINYAHQQVPAVVTVLENMSCQGNTVGGQFSELKSIIDKVRDQTRVGVCLDTCHAFAAGYNLSVEGGVKAMLREFDQEVGLHYLKAVHLNDSKGKLGCCLDRHEDIGKGQIGIAAFRDIVNEPRLDSIPLILETPGRPGFEYAEQIELLYSLCEENTLID; this is encoded by the exons ATGGCGCCGGGAAAGAGAGGAGCGAGGAAAAGGAAGAGTGGAGAGGCTTTgggagaggacacagaggggtcaggagacaggaggaggaaggaccGCGGGAATAAGAAATACATCGGGGCTCACGTTGGCATCCAAG GTGGGATATGGAAGGCGGTGGAGTCCTGCACAGAGATGGGGGGTAGCAGCTTTGCCCTGTTCCTGGGCTCCCAGAGGTCCTGGAAGAGGCCCCCACTGGACCAGGCAGCTGCAGCCAGATTTCAGGAGCAACTTTCCCTCCAAGGATATGAGCCAGCTCATGTCGTGCCCCATGGCTCTTACCTGATGAACTGTGGCTCTCCTAAAGAGG ATGTGTTTGAGAAGAGCCAGGCCCTGCTGGTGGACGAGCTGAGCCGCTGCAGCCTCTTGGGCCTTCACCTGTACAACCTCCACCCCGGCTCCACGCTAGGGGCCATCACCACTGAGGAGTGTGTGGACAAGATCGCAGGCGCAATCAACTACGCTCACCAGCAAGTACCTGCTGTGGTTACAG TGTTGGAGAACATGAGCTGTCAGGGAAACACGGTGGGTGGGCAGTTTTCTGAGCTGAAGAGCATCATAGACAAAGTCAGAGACCAGACTAGAGTTGGAGTGTGTCTGGATACCTGCCATGCCTTCGCAGCAG GATATAACCTGTCTGTAGAGGGAGGAGTGAAGGCCATGCTCAGGGAGTTTGACCAGGAAGTAGGGCTCCACTATCTCAAAGCTGTCCATCTCAATGACTCCAAAG GTAAACTGGGCTGCTGCCTTGATCGACACGAAGACATCGGTAAAGGTCAAATTGGAATTGCTGCTTTCCGAGACATTGTTAACGAGCCCAGACTGGATAGCATCCCTCTGATCCTGGAGACACCTGGGCG GCCAGGATTTGAGTATGCCGAACAGATTGAACTTCTCTATTCCCTCTGTGAGGAAAACacattgattgattaa
- the cdc42ep1a gene encoding cdc42 effector protein 1, with amino-acid sequence MNLQEKLSGLKGLVSHSHSKRRFKSDLTVDMISPPLGDFRHTMHVGRGGDVFGDTSFLSNHGGTANGNNRETDSLSTPDNKIGAFFSRTLRQIRRGSDNRPRGGSKDLSPPPPVISPIIKNAISLPRLDVDLSNGSPTTKVLFPSSRSTPDEKKSSYSVESGFVTLPRLSRSERQQPSISLPISCSPNIHRGSLTDPTDAILSTCSATIVTSDPKPTTTAYSDSLPSLASLDTFTFDLGPSLMSEVFSLIDSQAEEHSHTWEGEEAESACGLTNEESEMDSATISYVDSLLREDCGGRKSPNAADWEEEETVMEAERDEVGLSVKVPDVVMASPERVRLGMGMESERFQSATNVLARHYGGSLLKGQSRMEAADSEMMIISQPKKKMSYNYMDDEDEIKV; translated from the exons ATGAATCTTCAAGAAAAGTTGTCAGGCCTGAAGGGTCTGGTGTCACACTCCCACAGCAAGCGGCGTTTTAAAAGTGACCTGACAGTGGACATGATCAGCCCCCCTCTGGGTGACTTCCGCCACACAATGCATGTTGGTCGTGGGGGCGATGTGTTCGGGGACACCTCTTTCCTCAGCAACCATGGCGGGACAGCCAACGGGAACAACAGGGAAACAGATTCTTTGTCCACCCCTGACAACAAGATTGGAGCGTTCTTCTCCAGGACGCTCCGTCAAATCAGGAGGGGCTCTGACAACCGACCCAGAGGGGGATCCAAGGATCTGTCACCGCCGCCCCCTGTCATTTCTCCCATCATCAAAAACGCCATCTCCCTCCCCAGGTTGGATGTGGATTTGTCTAATGGGAGTCCCACCACCAAAGTGCTCTTCCCTAGTTCTCGGAGTACACCAGACGAAAAGAAGAGCTCTTACA GCGTGGAGTCTGGTTTCGTCACGCTGCCTCGTCTGTCCCGCTCTGAGCGTCAGCAGCCTTCCATCTCCCTCCCTATCTCCTGCTCCCCCAACATCCACAGAGGCTCTCTGACCGACCCCACTGATGCCATCTTATCCACATGCTCCGCCACGATTGTGACCTCAGACCCTAAACCCACCACCACCGCTTACTCTGACTCCTTACCCTCCCTCGCCTCCTTGGACAccttcacctttgaccttggCCCATCGCTGATGAGTGAGGTGTTCAGCCTGATTGACAGCCAGGCTGAGGAGCATAGCCACACCTgggaaggagaggaggcggAGTCAGCATGTGGGCTGACCAATGAGGAGTCGGAGATGGACTCGGCCACAATCTCATATGTGGACTCCCTGCTGAGGGAGGACTGTGGGGGCAGGAAGAGCCCGAATGCAGCCGActgggaagaggaggaaactgTGATGGAGGCTGAACGGGACGAAGTCGGGCTCTCTGTTAAAGTACCGGATGTGGTGATGGCATCTCCTGAACGTGTGAGGTTGGGAATGGGGATGGAAAGTGAGCGCTTCCAGAGCGCTACAAATGTGCTGGCACGCCATTATGGTGGCAGCCTCTTAAAGGGACAGAGCAGGATGGAGGCTGCAGATTCAGAGATGATGATCATCAGCCAGCCCAAGAAGAAAATGTCCTACAATTACATGGACGATGAGGATGAAATCAAAGTCTGA